A region of the Exiguobacterium aurantiacum DSM 6208 genome:
GAATGAAAGCGGCCGATGAATTATCGCTCGGTATGACACGTCAAGCGTACGGGCTCCGCGGCTACATCTTTGAACAAGACGACGCCCGCCTCGAGGCGGAACGGCGTGGTTCGGAAGATAAAGAAGCGGCGATTAAAGCGTTGCTTGCACTGTCGGAATCGGAAGAAGAGACGAAACAGTTAGAGAATCTCTTATCATACGCCAAAGGGTACGACGATTTGGCGAAGCAGTTGATTGCGGCCATCGATGCCGGCGACCAAGAGAGCATCGACCGGCTCGCGTTGCGCCTCATGCCGGACGTGACGGCTTCGATCATCGAGTCGGGTGAGACGATGCAACAAGAGTCGGAGGCAGCCATGCTCGAGAAGCAAGAGCAGTTGAAAGACCGGGGCGAAGGTGCTGTTATGTATTCAGCTATCATGGCGGTCGTCATTCTCATCTTGACGCTCGCCGCCGGGTACTTCTTGCAACGCATGGTCACCGTCCCGCTTCGTCTCCTCGCGAAAGAAGTCGATGTCGTCGCAGCGGGCGATTTGACGCGCGAAGATTTGCAGGCGTTGACGCGTGACGAGATCGGTCAACTCATGGTCGGCTTCAACGGCATGAAGACGAACCTTCGCGACTTGATCGACGAGGTGAGCCGGAACGCCCAAGAGATCACGGCCCAGTCGGAAGAACTGTACGCGAGCACAGAAGAGATGTCTTCGCAGACGGAAGAGACGACACGGATGATCGAGCGGGTCGTCGAAGAGACGGTCGCACAAGCACGGGAAGCGACCGGCAGCGCGAAAGCGGTCGCCGCGGCTGATGAAGGCGTCGACCAGATCGCCCGTTCGATCGGGACGATCAGCGATGACGTCTCGAAAAGCCTCAAGCTCGCCGAAGACGGCGGTGAGACGATCCAGCAGGCGAAACAAGAAGTGCTCGCCCTCGAGACGGAGACACGTTTGACGGGCGATTCGATCGCGACATTGAAACGGCAGTCAGAAGAGATCGCGCTCATCACCGAGGTCATCCAATCGATCACCGACCAGACGAACTTGCTCGCCTTGAACGCGGCGATCGAGGCGGCACGGGCCGGCGAACAAGGAAAAGGGTTCGCCGTCGTCGCCGAAGAGGTCCGGAAGCTCGCTGAACAGTCGAAACAGTCGGCGACAAAAATCGCCGGTTTGATCGAGTCGATCCAAGTCCAGTCGAACGCGGTGCTGACGCGTCATGAAATGAGTGCGAAACGTGTCGAAGTG
Encoded here:
- a CDS encoding methyl-accepting chemotaxis protein; protein product: MKRFKTLSLTQKLFSGIGLILLFVAIGMGFILWTLQDTTSRYEAMISKDVMRMKAADELSLGMTRQAYGLRGYIFEQDDARLEAERRGSEDKEAAIKALLALSESEEETKQLENLLSYAKGYDDLAKQLIAAIDAGDQESIDRLALRLMPDVTASIIESGETMQQESEAAMLEKQEQLKDRGEGAVMYSAIMAVVILILTLAAGYFLQRMVTVPLRLLAKEVDVVAAGDLTREDLQALTRDEIGQLMVGFNGMKTNLRDLIDEVSRNAQEITAQSEELYASTEEMSSQTEETTRMIERVVEETVAQAREATGSAKAVAAADEGVDQIARSIGTISDDVSKSLKLAEDGGETIQQAKQEVLALETETRLTGDSIATLKRQSEEIALITEVIQSITDQTNLLALNAAIEAARAGEQGKGFAVVAEEVRKLAEQSKQSATKIAGLIESIQVQSNAVLTRHEMSAKRVEVNTRLLEKATQAFGQIVEQLEKSVENTLHIREASNEIAVTTKQVATAALGIASESEQMAGTMRGVGETADSQLAMIQELNGVAESLGTMTGDLQTLIGKFNT